One Nocardioides aromaticivorans genomic window carries:
- a CDS encoding acyltransferase, protein MPAVRRLLNRSVHAAWQWLERVGDVSPGTDLGDRFGSFGQGACLAFPMATVVNPEAIHVGRDTLIGKYSTLSVGYGPTQAVLPERGLVIGERCVIGARACITAHESITIGDDVWFGQDVFVSDASHGYQDPDVPVGLQFGAHQPVVIGAGSWIGHGAMILPGTTIGRNVVVAAGSVVRGVVEDHAVVGGVPARTIRRLEPGRGWVSASGEGDVRAIAGAPSV, encoded by the coding sequence GTGCCCGCCGTACGCCGCCTGCTCAACCGCTCCGTCCACGCCGCCTGGCAGTGGCTCGAGCGGGTGGGCGACGTCTCACCGGGCACCGACCTCGGCGACCGTTTCGGGTCCTTCGGGCAGGGCGCGTGCCTGGCCTTCCCGATGGCGACGGTGGTCAACCCAGAGGCGATCCACGTCGGGCGCGACACCCTGATCGGCAAGTACTCGACGCTCTCGGTCGGCTACGGCCCGACCCAGGCGGTACTGCCGGAGAGGGGACTGGTGATCGGCGAGCGGTGCGTGATCGGCGCCCGCGCCTGCATCACCGCGCACGAGTCGATCACGATCGGCGACGACGTGTGGTTCGGCCAGGACGTGTTCGTCTCCGACGCCAGCCACGGCTACCAGGACCCCGACGTCCCGGTCGGCCTGCAGTTCGGCGCCCACCAGCCCGTCGTGATCGGCGCCGGCTCGTGGATCGGCCACGGCGCGATGATCCTGCCCGGTACGACGATCGGGCGGAACGTCGTGGTCGCCGCCGGCTCGGTCGTGCGCGGGGTCGTCGAGGACCACGCCGTCGTGGGCGGCGTACCGGCCCGCACCATCCGGCGCCTCGAGCCCGGACGCGGCTGGGTGTCGGCCTCCGGTGAGGGCGACGTGCGCGCGATCGCCGGGGCGCCGTCGGTCTGA
- a CDS encoding CDP-glycerol glycerophosphotransferase family protein, which produces MQKPRDPQVIAYFADDPTRVYQLLQWLPVLERLDATHPVGILTRDAATRDIVTERTTLPVLFAPGFNDLAQLYDELDAAVVLYCNNSMTNFNSLLDGRMMHVHINHGESDKHSMVSNNAKAYDRVFVAGEAAVQRHRAALMELDEWRLVRIGRPQLDLRPAPLLPPSERRTVLYAPTWEGDAAYNCYTSVDVFGPDIVRAVLAVPDVRLVYKPHPKVTTSQIAAIREGHQAILDLIERAAEADPEAGHAAVWQGDILAVFPGCDAMITDVSSVGLDWLYLQTDKPILITDRHADAERLRQEVPVSRCADVIDADDIASLSDLLADRLEHDEHRIARAAMRHHYFDDNGVGDSTVRFVEAVSELVETRNRLQGTSPAAGFEESA; this is translated from the coding sequence GTGCAGAAGCCCCGTGACCCCCAGGTGATCGCCTACTTCGCTGACGACCCGACGCGGGTCTACCAGCTGTTGCAGTGGCTCCCGGTGCTCGAACGGCTCGACGCGACGCACCCGGTCGGGATCCTCACCCGCGACGCCGCCACGCGCGACATCGTCACCGAGCGGACCACGCTCCCCGTGCTGTTCGCCCCCGGCTTCAACGACCTCGCCCAGCTGTACGACGAGCTCGACGCCGCGGTCGTCCTGTACTGCAACAACTCGATGACCAACTTCAACTCGCTGCTCGACGGCCGGATGATGCACGTGCACATCAACCACGGCGAGAGCGACAAGCACTCGATGGTCAGCAACAACGCCAAGGCCTACGACCGCGTGTTCGTGGCCGGCGAGGCCGCCGTGCAGCGGCACCGCGCCGCGCTGATGGAGCTCGACGAGTGGCGGCTGGTCCGGATCGGCCGGCCGCAGCTCGACCTGCGCCCCGCTCCCCTGCTGCCGCCGAGCGAGCGGCGTACCGTCCTCTACGCCCCGACGTGGGAGGGCGACGCCGCCTACAACTGCTACACGTCGGTCGACGTCTTCGGTCCGGACATCGTGCGCGCCGTCCTCGCGGTGCCGGACGTCCGCCTGGTCTACAAGCCGCACCCCAAGGTGACGACGAGCCAGATCGCCGCGATCCGCGAGGGCCACCAGGCGATCCTCGACCTCATCGAGCGCGCCGCCGAGGCCGACCCCGAGGCGGGCCACGCCGCCGTCTGGCAGGGCGACATCCTCGCCGTCTTCCCCGGCTGCGACGCGATGATCACCGACGTCTCCTCGGTCGGCCTCGACTGGCTCTACCTCCAGACCGACAAGCCGATCCTGATCACCGACCGGCACGCCGACGCCGAGCGGTTGCGCCAGGAGGTGCCGGTCAGCCGCTGCGCCGACGTCATCGACGCCGACGACATCGCCAGCCTGAGCGACCTGCTCGCCGACCGGCTCGAGCACGACGAGCACCGGATCGCGCGGGCCGCGATGCGCCACCACTACTTCGACGACAACGGTGTCGGCGACAGCACCGTGCGCTTCGTCGAGGCGGTCAGCGAGCTCGTGGAGACGCGAAACCGGCTGCAGGGCACGAGCCCCGCAGCCGGCTTCGAGGAGTCGGCCTGA
- a CDS encoding hemolysin family protein encodes MTAWLLLGLAILLVLACGLFVAAEFAFVTVDRGQVDRAAADGDASAIGLQKALRSLSTQLSGAQVGITITNLAIGFLAEPAIAELLRGPLEDAGVAEGAVGPVAVATGLVLSTLLTMLVGELVPKNVAISLPYVTARLTQAPMRAFTAAAKGPINVLNGSANAIVRRLGIEPQEELRSARSVTELASLIQRSADEGTLDADTAELMERSVEFGTRTAGEIMTPRVRTRSLDINDRASAVIALARESGNSRFPVLDETDAVVGTVHVKNAVALPLHERATTKVKHLMAKPIVVPDSLRLDPLLALLRADGFQMAIVLDEYGDHAGIVTLEDVIEEIVGDIADEHDRLGSRGRLRRDGTWSLSGLLRPDEVEDLTGVELPEGEDYDTVAGLVLKLLGRIPVTGEQAVVPLTEPGDDEDAPVRRAVLTVDHMDGLRIDRLSLRVEEEPADG; translated from the coding sequence ATGACCGCCTGGCTCTTGCTGGGACTCGCCATCCTCCTCGTCCTCGCGTGCGGGCTCTTCGTCGCCGCCGAGTTCGCGTTCGTCACCGTGGACCGCGGTCAGGTCGACCGCGCGGCCGCCGACGGTGACGCCTCCGCGATCGGCCTGCAGAAGGCGCTGCGCAGCCTCTCGACCCAGCTCTCCGGGGCCCAGGTCGGCATCACGATCACCAACCTCGCGATCGGCTTCCTCGCCGAACCGGCGATCGCGGAGCTCCTCCGCGGGCCGCTGGAGGACGCCGGCGTCGCCGAGGGCGCGGTCGGACCGGTGGCCGTCGCGACGGGCCTCGTGCTCAGCACGCTGCTCACCATGCTGGTCGGCGAGCTGGTGCCCAAGAACGTCGCGATCTCGCTGCCCTACGTCACCGCGCGGCTCACCCAGGCGCCGATGCGCGCCTTCACGGCCGCCGCGAAGGGCCCGATCAACGTCCTCAACGGCAGCGCCAACGCGATCGTGCGCCGCCTCGGCATCGAGCCCCAGGAGGAGCTGCGCTCGGCGCGCAGCGTCACCGAGCTCGCCTCGCTCATCCAGCGCTCCGCCGACGAGGGGACCCTCGACGCCGACACGGCCGAGCTGATGGAGCGCTCGGTGGAGTTCGGCACCCGGACGGCGGGGGAGATCATGACGCCCCGCGTCCGGACCCGCAGCCTCGACATCAACGACCGGGCGAGCGCGGTCATCGCGCTGGCGCGTGAGTCGGGCAACTCGCGCTTCCCGGTGCTCGACGAGACCGACGCGGTCGTCGGCACCGTGCACGTCAAGAACGCCGTCGCGCTGCCGCTGCACGAGCGCGCGACCACGAAGGTCAAGCACCTGATGGCGAAGCCGATCGTGGTGCCCGACTCGCTGCGGCTCGACCCGCTGCTGGCGCTGCTGCGGGCCGACGGCTTCCAGATGGCCATCGTGCTCGACGAGTACGGCGACCATGCCGGCATCGTGACCCTGGAGGACGTGATCGAGGAGATCGTCGGCGACATCGCCGACGAGCACGACCGGCTCGGCAGCCGCGGCCGCCTGCGCCGTGACGGCACGTGGTCGCTGTCCGGCCTGCTCCGCCCCGACGAGGTCGAGGACCTCACCGGCGTGGAGCTGCCCGAGGGCGAGGACTACGACACGGTGGCGGGGCTGGTGCTGAAGCTGCTCGGCCGCATCCCGGTGACGGGGGAGCAGGCCGTCGTACCGCTCACGGAGCCGGGGGACGACGAGGACGCCCCGGTACGACGTGCGGTGCTGACCGTCGACCACATGGACGGGCTGCGGATCGACCGCCTGTCGCTGCGGGTGGAGGAGGAGCCGGCCGATGGGTGA